The Rhodothermus sp. nucleotide sequence ACTCATCTCGGCTCCCCCAAGACGACCGGAAACCTTGATACGAATGCCCTCGGCCCCCATGCGCATGGCTGCCGTAATGGCCTGCTTCATAGCCCGCCGGAAAGAGACGCGTCCCTCCAGCTGCTGGGCAATATTCTGGGCCACCAGGCTGGCGTCCAGCTCCGGCCGCTTGATCTCACTGATGTTGATCTGGATTTCTTTCCCGGTCAGTTTTTGCAACTCTTCCCGTAACTTCTCGACTTCCTGCCCACCACGGCCGATGACAACGCCCGGACGGCTGGTATGCAACGTAAGGATCACCCGCTTGGGCGTGCGTTCAATCACCACGCGGCTCAAACCGGCACGCTTCAAACGCGCGTGCAAATAACGCCGGATCTCTTCATCTTCGATGAGCTTCTCCGGCAGATCCTTTTCGGCATACCAGCTGGAAAACCAGCCGCGAATGACGCCCAGTCGAAATCCTATCGGGTGTGTCTTCTGCCCCATAATACACTTTGCTCAGCAGTTAAAAAGTCTCTTACACGCCACTTCAGGCTTCCTCAGCAGGCTCCATGGTGGCCACGACTAC carries:
- the rpsC gene encoding 30S ribosomal protein S3; the protein is MGQKTHPIGFRLGVIRGWFSSWYAEKDLPEKLIEDEEIRRYLHARLKRAGLSRVVIERTPKRVILTLHTSRPGVVIGRGGQEVEKLREELQKLTGKEIQINISEIKRPELDASLVAQNIAQQLEGRVSFRRAMKQAITAAMRMGAEGIRIKVSGRLGGAEMSRTEQYLEGRVPLHTLRANIDYAQAVAYTIYGTIGVKVWIFLGEIIGKPDLSPNALIQRQQQQTLEQPERRRRRRARRAGRRAAGEER